The following are from one region of the Hymenobacter sp. YIM 151858-1 genome:
- a CDS encoding DUF1259 domain-containing protein, with amino-acid sequence MNHRISRREALRNTALLGAAPWLSLGAANAAPAVLKAPTPPLTAAEIASIEAALGKKGTYVEAQATHCTALPRNDLQVRIKGEPVPIAFGFGGWVAIKHTLDGKSAMLMSDTVLLQEEVNPLMSAALAQGLEVGAVHNHFFYEEPRIFYMHIHGMGSPAELAAKFAAALKNSKLLPANQPPSATPAASQAGNNATPAAGAAPTGKELFDLAALDKVVGYQGAVNGPTYKYTVGRADLQVVMMNTEMTAAIGLNSWAAFAGRQADAHVAGDIAMLEHEVNPVIKTLRAHNLEVVAVHNHMLFDQPRMVFLHYYGRGPAPQLAAGFRAALDQLGKRPPHDGPAKRGMKH; translated from the coding sequence ATGAACCACCGCATTTCGCGGCGCGAGGCGCTGCGCAACACCGCGCTGCTTGGCGCCGCCCCTTGGTTGAGCCTGGGCGCCGCTAACGCGGCTCCTGCAGTGCTTAAAGCGCCTACTCCCCCACTCACCGCCGCCGAAATTGCCAGCATCGAAGCGGCCCTAGGTAAAAAAGGCACTTACGTGGAGGCACAGGCCACACACTGCACCGCGCTGCCGCGCAACGACCTGCAAGTGCGCATCAAAGGCGAGCCGGTGCCCATTGCGTTTGGTTTCGGGGGTTGGGTGGCCATCAAGCACACGCTCGACGGCAAATCGGCGATGCTGATGAGCGACACGGTGCTGCTGCAGGAAGAAGTGAACCCGCTGATGTCGGCGGCGCTGGCCCAGGGGCTCGAGGTGGGGGCCGTGCACAACCACTTCTTCTACGAGGAGCCGCGCATTTTTTACATGCACATCCACGGCATGGGCAGCCCGGCCGAGCTGGCCGCAAAGTTTGCCGCCGCGCTCAAAAACTCCAAGCTGCTGCCGGCCAACCAGCCGCCCAGTGCCACACCGGCCGCGTCGCAGGCCGGCAACAACGCCACGCCCGCCGCCGGCGCAGCCCCCACGGGCAAGGAGCTGTTCGATTTGGCGGCTCTGGACAAAGTGGTGGGCTACCAGGGCGCCGTAAACGGCCCCACCTACAAATACACCGTGGGCCGCGCCGACTTGCAGGTGGTGATGATGAACACCGAGATGACCGCCGCCATCGGGCTGAACTCGTGGGCGGCGTTTGCCGGCCGCCAGGCCGATGCCCACGTGGCGGGCGACATTGCCATGCTGGAGCACGAGGTAAATCCCGTCATCAAAACCCTGCGCGCCCACAACCTGGAGGTGGTGGCCGTGCACAACCACATGCTCTTCGATCAGCCGCGCATGGTGTTTTTGCACTACTACGGCCGCGGCCCGGCCCCGCAGCTCGCGGCCGGCTTTCGGGCCGCCCTGGATCAGCTCGGCAAACGCCCACCGCACGATGGACCGGCAAAGCGTGGCATGAAACACTAG